Proteins encoded in a region of the Kryptolebias marmoratus isolate JLee-2015 linkage group LG14, ASM164957v2, whole genome shotgun sequence genome:
- the LOC108232747 gene encoding chondroitin sulfate proteoglycan 4-like isoform X2: MGSFWADLFILLLISGYVCGVSFYGNSYIHLQTVEKSIQTLIHVRFRTSSQSGLLFLAAGSKDYWLLELISGHLQVRLNLGSGERLLCSEKGIHLNDLMWHAVDLNHTYHDINMIVDQTSHTNLQMPGPDLELSVEDGLLVGGTAGLNRHYLRNISTGFRGCMDEVVFNDHNILSGLKQKSGYRSTHEVSLGCSPQFSASEEDPVTFFSSKAFILLPQWEVLQEGTFECELYPSTKEENGMVLYSSGSEGWFVAIEIRDGHLVASIGNGRGSKTELHSLTSVHSNQSWYTIQLHLLPRRVQLTVGKELVKASLSQELQAIQLNGPFFLGRRNDNALEKAGLPSFPSEGRGGNSFKGCLRKIRVNSQKTGLPHAIVTKDITVGCNVGQAPKTVITLNQTDPSEFNVTTTQEINQNVLLIRKLEVAEGGQALLEPRHLKVNLDFHKLGIYPSQLVFRIEEHPVHGQLRLNLGPNPDRLPDEKQERIITAGTEEKDWTFSMLDLWQGRVMYVHSGSEDQNDFFTFSVFANNKRELPVFQKDNRLYRFEISISPVNDAPVLSLPQGNLFTLLEKSKRKLTTDVLSVSDPDSSPEELLFSSMGNLNAEAGYLEHHDYPGRVINLFSLNDLQEGKISFVHTGVSASRLALRVSDGQRVSNTVVLRIMTVKLEYRLVNHTGLEVNQGEASIITTGHLAVRVNVAGNTVDIWYDVTELPKHGEIQRLHSSGDWKATTFFSQKLLEREKVRYISTHRGIQTQNNITDYFKCRIIINSQAKEEVVFPIEIRWIQLKVTRSKMEINGLETAVLTPEDLHVISKGVKLIESEIFFRLLTVAKKGQLFLNRKVLQRNSTFSQKNITDGLVKYELFNRLHDDTRDSFSFQVFSLHATSTPYDFRINIKAESTAITIVNKGLSVLEGASKVITKDVLFTHTASNREVHYNVTVNPKYGQIRKINLSNSTSINDNIVTFTNQDITQERIMYVHNDSEIKHDFFMFQVIVLKPHKHTKKEDRVTAEQIFNISVQLVNDQRPVRVVDKIFHVARDGQRLVTLNDLCYRDDDSDFEDSWLVYTRRGIPMGELVLASDPSHRLYEFTQRDLEQNKVLFIHSGVSLGRFVLFVTDGKHYVSALLEVMAQDPYLQVENNTGLMVQQGGLTTLSSANLSVNSNLDIRDPQEVTFEVFIPPKHGVLCFNDGQREAIIGTDAISVFTQGDLVAGRLAYYHSGNNELLDVFNVTARARERSTERRMERGRREVHLDIGVPVKIYLESHQRPPVVKSNHPVVVGEVQNVSISREHLEVVHEDSQPSEMVFTVLHSPTVGVIYKSSTAKKNHITGDKHHLHKSSSALGIKEQPVASFTQEDLNQGLIIYDHQAAGSTNDSILLEATNGVTKVGPIRLLIDIIPILLPLQVSNLILDEGTSQPLTSKIIKVASHHFSGMNFLYQVIVPPKFGHLEHSRIPGMPINAFTHTEVEREYISYVHDGSETLMDNFTIVANQTEIKKHSLPCTVHINITPVNDETPVVTTNQGLKVWMGSVTEITTNELSAEDSDTPPEGLEFIITPPSNGHLALKSAPSRHILNFTQNHIQNRRLVFVHNGPLSGGFHFQVNDGVNVAPRQIFSTTAHALVLTLQRNHPMEVYPGSLTPISDQELQVVTNNITDIRRNQSVVFAITSPPKLGRLVQRMPDDSFRNISTFTQSMVNDGVIVYDQNKPETVGWSASDSFSFTVSSPPAFLPPHTFSILISYQANEHQGNPQHKTRLLNNAGAVVKEGGSVTIDQSKLDASNLLGIVPESQRKDHHIMYRVISLPRHGALSIRGHNLSRSQPDFSQATLNKFGITYIHDDSETTSDSFTFRAWAAPFHHSPSSRSSSLSFFSSDSSSSTLLSPLYSASSSSFPPLGTVSHRHPVKDRVTVTEMFNITVTPVNDHPPLIRSKAPSMKVVVGERVVLGPDNLQVEDHDTPPEELHYLVISKPNNGYLTLGERPEPVTSFTQYDVNHGRLHFIQQGESSTGVFYFNVTDGHHRPLYKLFSLEVIKPTVSMVNNTGLSLVQGRTAVVLTTNQLAAQTNGQRQANISYTVTTHPLHGRIAINDQEVITFCHEDLQFGRVVYHMTDLSASEDSFQISVSASSPGVDYGTLTGQTVNVTVRPLIYLREPVRVPSGIAVKLGKAMIDASELARISRVNPVFEILSPPKHGKLVKITYDLDQTAEVLKTFTFRDVVQGRVAIEETLSDSDSQIQNNESRITTARGNAPATPLNDSFTFMLKAGNVQPAKGELHFTIFPHRQMRHGSRGSNKVDGSSQERTVTRFQTHNRTTTGGGQGASATQSVAGEGLQPHILSQKKQNKTQRKGKPHNRWGNHTRSGTHGGRSGASPEGAGDGNSHTQHPHTPPVPETHGPVNRPDTDLVHVEILPRPASDPLLIILPLLACLLLIIILVVLILVFRHRKEKQARQRLMHELAAVQLPTEDSPYLGRPERSMAMPNVMVTPLGSASCPTSPRVPMSPRRSLAPGMTFWGPFESDFSGRDVNIRRFNSNERDSITCGNSPPVSPAGISWRSRSSTPSLKNNQYWV, encoded by the exons TTTCCTTCTATGGCAACAGCTACATTCACCTGCAAACTGTAGAGAAGTCCATTCAGACGTTAATCCATGTACGATTTCGAACCTCCAGCCAGTCGGggttgctgtttttagctgcagGAAGCAAAGACTATTGGCTTTTGGAGCTGATCTCTGGACATCTGCAG GTACGCCTAAACCTGGGCTCAGGTGAGCGTTTGCTGTGCTCAGAAAAGGGCATCCATCTTAATGATCTTATGTGGCACGCAGTGGATCTAAACCATACATACCATGATATCAACATGATCGTGGACCAAACATCTCACACAAATCTTCAAATGCCAGGACCAGATCTAGAGCTCAGTGTTGAAGATGGGCTCCTCGTTGGTGGGACAGCCGGATTGAACCGCCATTACCTTCGAAATATCTCAACTGGGTTTAGAGGTTGTATGGATGAAGTTGTCTTCAATGATCACAACATACTGTCCGGTCTCAAACAGAAATCTGGATACAGGAGCACCCATGAGGTATCTCTGGGTTGTAGTCCACAGTTTTCAGCATCAGAAGAAGATCCTGTGACTTTTTTCAGCTCTAAAGCCTTTATTTTGCTTCCACAATGGGAAGTACTTCAAGAGGGGACATTCGAGTGTGAACTGTACCCTTCCACAAAAGAAGAGAATGGCATGGTCTTGTATAGCTCTGGAAGTGAGGGATGGTTTGTAGCTATTGAGATAAGAGATGGTCACCTTGTGGCTTCAATTGGAAATGGAAGAGGGAGTAAAACTGAGCTGCATTCCTTGACAAGTGTCCACAGCAACCAGTCCTGGTACACTATACAGCTTCACTTGCTGCCACGACGCGTCCAATTGACTGTGGGTAAGGAGTTGGTGAAGGCCAGCCTGAGTCAGGAGCTTCAGGCCATCCAACTCAATGGGCCTTTTTTTCTTGGGAGACGAAATGATAATGCACTGGAAAAAGCAGGTCTGCCTTCTTTTCCAtcagaaggaagaggaggaaactcCTTTAAAGGCTGCCTCCGAAAAATTAGGGTGAACTCTCAAAAAACTGGCTTACCTCATGCGATAGTCACCAAAGACATTACCGTGGGATGTAACGTAGGACAAGCTCCAAAGACAGTGATTACCTTAAACCAAACAGATCCTTCTGAGTTTAATGTGACAACCACACAGGAGATCAACCAGAATGTTTTGTTGATAAGAAAGCTGGAGGTAGCCGAAGGAGGCCAGGCCCTGCTTGAGCCCAGACACTTGAAG gTAAATCTGGATTTTCACAAACTTGGCATCTATCCATCACAGTTAGTGTTCCGCATTGAAGAGCATCCGGTTCATGGCCAGCTCCGTCTGAACCTCGGCCCAAATCCAGATCGGTTGCCTGATGAAAAGCAGGAGAGAATTATTACAGCAGGCACAGAGGAAAAGGACTGGACGTTCAGTATGCTGGACTTGTGGCAGGGCCGGGTCATGTACGTCCACAGTGGTTCAGAGGACCAAAATGACTTcttcacattttcagttttcgCTAACAACAAGAGAGAGCTTCCAGTGTTTCAGAAGGACAATCGTCTGTATCGGTTTGAAATCAGCATAAGTCCTGTTAACGATGCGCCTGTCCTCAGCTTGCCACAGGGAAACCTTTTTACTCTACTGGAGAAGTCCAAACGAAAG TTGACAACAGATGTGCTGAGTGTGTCAGACCCAGACAGCAGCCCTGAAGAGCTGCTTTTCAGCTCCATGGGGAACCTCAATGCTGAAGCTGGGTACCTTGAGCACCATGATTACCCTGGCAG GGTCATCAACTTGTTCTCTCTAAATGATCTACAGGAGGGTAAGATCAGCTTTGTGCACACGGGGGTTTCTGCCTCCAGACTGGCACTCAGGGTCAGTGATGGGCAAAGG GTGAGCAACACAGTGGTTTTAAGGATTATGACAGTAAAACTCGAATACCGACTGGTAAATCATACTGGACTGGAGGTGAACCAAGGCGAAGCTTCCATCATTACCACTGGTCACCTTGCAGTACGGGTTAATGTGGCTGGTAACACCGTAGATATCTGGTATGATGTCACAGAGTTGCCAAAACATGGTGAGATTCAGAGATTACACTCTAGCGGCGACTGGAAAGCAACTACCTTCTTCTCACAAAAACTTCTAGAAAGGGAAAAGGTTCGATACATAAGCACCCACCGTGGTATCCAGACTCAGAACAACATCACTGATTACTTCAAATGTAGGATCATCATTAATtcccaggccaaagaggaggTTGTATTCCCTATAGAGATACGATGGATTCAGTTAAAGGTAACACGAAGCAAGATGGAAATCAACGGCCTTGAGACTGCTGTTCTGACTCCTGAAGACCTCCATGTGATATCTAAGGGTGTTAAACTCATTGAGAGCGAGATCTTCTTTAGGCTTCTGACAGTAGCAAAGAAAGGGCAGCTGTTTCTCAACCGAAAGGTTCTGCAGAGGAACTCAACCTTCAGCCAGAAGAACATTACAGATGGTTTGGTGAAGTACGAACTCTTCAACAGGCTCCACGATGACACTAGAGACTCCTTCAGCTTTCAGGTGTTTTCGTTGCACGCCACTTCAACACCATACGACTTCAGAATCAACATCAAAGCTGAGTCAACTGCCATCACTATCGTAAACAAAGGCCTGTCAGTTCTGGAAGGAGCAAGCAAAGTAATTACTAAAGACGTTTTGTTCACTCACACGGCAAGTAACCGGGAGGTCCATTATAACGTTACGGTGAACCCAAAATATGGGCAGATACGGAAGATCAACCTGTCCAACTCAACTTCAATCAATGACAACATTGTGACGTTCACAAATCAAGATATCACCCAGGAGCGGATCATGTATGTTCACAATGACAGTGAGATCAAGCATgatttcttcatgtttcaggTTATTGTTCtgaaaccacacaaacacacaaagaaggaGGACAGAGTCACAGCGGAGCAAATCTTTAATATCTCCGTGCAGCTCGTCAATGATCAGAGACCTGTTCGGGTTGTGGATAAAATTTTCCATGTGGCCCGTGATGGGCAAAGGCTGGTGACACTAAATGATCTGTGTTACCGTGACGATGACTCTGATTTTGAGGACAGCTGGTTGGTCTACACACGGAGGGGGATTCCGATGGGGGAGTTGGTGCTGGCCAGTGATCCCAGTCACAGGCTGTACGAGTTCACACAGCGTGACCTCGAGCAG AATAAGGTGTTGTTTATCCACAGCGGGGTGAGTTTAGGACGTTTTGTCCTTTTCGTAACAGATGGAAAACATTATGTTTCAGCTCTGCTGGag GTGATGGCACAGGACCCGTACCTGCAGGTGGAGAACAACACAGGTTTGATGGTCCAGCAGGGCGGACTTACCACCCTGTCTTCTGCTAACCTCAGTGTCAACAGCAACCTTGACATCCGAGACCCCCAGGAGGTCACCTTTGAGGTCTTTATTCCGCCCAAACACGGCGTGCTCTGCTTTAATGACGGACAGAGGGAAGCCATAATAGGAACAGATGCCATTTCAGTGTTCACCCAGGGAGACCTGGTGGCAGGGCGCCTGGCGTACTATCACAGCGGAAACAATGAGCTGTTGGATGTTTTCAATGTGACAGCAAGAGCAAGAGAAAGGAGCACAGAGAGGCGGATGgaaagagggaggagggaggtaCATCTGGATATAGGAGTGCCTGTAAAAATCTACCTGGAAAGTCATCAGAGACCCCCAGTTGTCAAAAGCAACCACCCAGTTGTGGTGGGAGAGGTACAGAATGTCTCTATAAGTCGGGAACATCTAGAG GTGGTGCATGAGGACAGTCAGCCGTCAGAGATGGTATTTACTGTCCTACACTCTCCTACAGTGGGTGTCATTTATAAATCATCCACTGCCAAAAAGAATCATATAACTGGAGACAAGCATCACCTGCATAAG tCTTCCTCTGCTCTGGGCATCAAGGAGCAACCTGTAGCCTCCTTCACCCAAGAGGATCTCAACCAGGGATTAATCATCTATGACCATCAGGCTGCAGGAAGCACTAATGACTCTATTCTGTTGGAGGCAACCAATGGGGTGACAAAGGTTGGACCCATCAGGCTTCTGATTGATATCATACCAATCCTCCTTCCTCTGCAG gTGTCTAACTTGATCCTTGATGAGGGGACATCCCAGCCTCTCACTTCTAAGATCATCAAGGTTGCGAGTCATCACTTCTCAGGGATGAATTTCCTGTACCAAGTCATTGTTCCACCAAAATTTGGGCACTTGGAGCACAGCCGGATTCCAGGGATGCCTATCAAtgcttttacacacacagag GTAGAGCGGGAGTACATCTCCTATGTCCATGATGGCAGTGAAACACTGATGGACAACTTTACCATTGTGGCCAAccagacagaaataaagaagcacAGCCTGCCGTGCACTGTTCACATCAACATCACACCGGTTAATGATGAGACTCCTGTTGTCACAACCAACCAAGGCCTGAAG GTGTGGATGGGTTCAGTAACGGAGATAACCACAAACGAACTTAGTGCAGAAGACTCTGACACTCCACCTGAGGGCCTGGAGTTCATCATCACACCCCCCAGCAATGGACACTTGGCTCTGAAGAGTGCCCCCTCCCGACACATCCTGAACTTCACCCAAAATCACATTCAAAACAGACGGCTGGTGTTTGTGCACAATG GTCCATTATCAGGTGGTTTTCACTTTCAGGTGAACGACGGAGTGAACGTTGCTCCTCGTCAGATCTTCAGCACAACTGCTCATGCTTTGGTTCTCACCTTGCAGAGAAACCACCCCATGGAGGTCTACCCAG GCTCTCTGACACCAATCTCAGACCAGGAGCTTCAGGTTGTAACGAACAACATCACTGACATCAGAAGAAACCAGTCTGTTGTATTTGCCATAACCTCTCCTCCTAAACTTGGCCGCCTGGTCCAACGAATGCCCGACGACTCTTTCAGAAATATTTCCACATTTACTCAGAGCATG GTGAATGATGGAGTTATCGTGTATGATCAAAACAAGCCAGAGACAGTCGGGTGGTCAGCATCAgactctttttctttcactgtaTCGTCTCCACCTGCCTTTCTTCCTCCACACACCTTCTCCATTTTAATCTCCTACCAAGCCAATGAGCATCAGGGTAACCCTCAACACAAGACCAGACTTCTGAACAATGCAG GTGCTGTGGTGAAAGAAGGAGGGAGTGTGACAATTGATCAGTCCAAGCTGGATGCCTCTAATCTGCTGGGAATAGTTCCAGAGTCCCAGAGAAAAGACCACCACATCATGTATCGAGTGATTTCTCTGCCCCGACACGGAGCTCTGTCTATACGGGGACATAATCTCTCCAG GAGCCAACCAGATTTCTCCCAAGCCACCCTGAACAAGTTCGGCATCACGTATATCCACGATGACTCAGAGACGACGAGCGACAGCTTCACTTTCCGGGCCTGGGCAGCTCCTTTCCACCACTCTCCTTCTTCCCGATCATCGtccttgtcctttttttcttccgATTCCTCATCTTCCACTTTACTTTCCCCTCTCTATTCTGCCTCATCGTCCTCCTTTCCACCGCTTGGCACTGTTTCTCATCGCCATCCTGTCAAAGACAGAGTGACAGTGACAGAGATGTTTAACATCACGGTGACGCCTGTTAATGACCATCCACCGCTGATCAGAAGTAAAGCCCCCAGTATGAAAGTTGTGGTTGGAGAGAGAGTTGTTCTTGGACCAGATAATCTTCAG GTAGAGGACCATGATACACCACCAGAGGAGCTGCACTACCTCGTGATCAGTAAGCCCAACAATGGCTACCTGACGTTGGGAGAAAGACCGGAACCAGTCACCTCTTTTACTCAGTATGATGTCAACCATGGCCGACTACATTTTATACAGCAG GGTGAATCCTCGACAGGAGTTTTCTACTTTAACGTAACCGACGGTCATCACCGTCCGCTATACAAACTGTTTAGCTTGGAGGTAATTAAACCCACTGTATCCATGGTGAACAACACTGGGCTGTCATTGGTTCAAGGCCGCACTGCTGTGGTCCTGACAACCAACCAGCTGGCAGCTCAAACCAATGGTCAAAGACAAGCCAACATCTCCTACACAGTTACCACACACCCCCTTCACGGACGCATCGCTATAAACGACCAAGAGGTGATCACCTTCTGCCATGAGGACCTCCAGTTTGGTCGTGTTGTTTATCACATGACTGATCTTAGTGCATCAGAGGACAGCTTCCAGATCTCAGTCTCAGCATCATCTCCCGGTGTAGATTACGGAACCCTAACAGGGCAGACTGTGAATGTGACTGTTCGGCCTCTGATCTACTTGAGGGAACCAGTTAGAGTTCCAAGTGGTATTGCTGTGAAACTGGGGAAAGCCATGATTGATGCCTCAGAGTTGGCTAGAATCAGCAGAGTCAACCCGGTCTTTGAGATTCTGTCTCCACCAAAACATGGAAAGCTAGTCAAG ATTACCTATGATCTTGACCAAACAGCAGAGGTCCTGAAGACATTTACATTCAGAGATGTGGTACAAGGCCGAGTTGCCATCGAGGAGACCCTCAGTGACTCTGACAGCCAGATTCAAAATAATGAATCCAGGATCACAACAGCTCGAGGCAATGCACCCGCTACACCTCTCAACGATTCTTTTACCTTCATGTTGAAGGCTGGAAACGTCCAGCCGGCAAAGGGTGAGCTTCACTTCACCATTTTCCCACACCGCCAGATGCGGCACGGCTCGAGAGGTTCGAATAAAGTGGACGGTTCAAGTCAGGAACGCACGGTAACTCGTttccaaacacacaacaggACCACTACAGGAGGTGGACAAGGAGCGTCTGCAACGCAGAGCGTGGCAGGGGAGGGTTTGCAACCTCACATTTtgtcacagaaaaaacaaaacaagacccAGCGTAAGGGGAAGCCTCATAACCGCTGGGGGAACCACACACGCAGTGGGACTCATGGAGGGAGATCGGGGGCCAGTCCAGAGGGAGCAGGAGACGGGAACAGTCATACCCAACATCCTCACACTCCTCCTGTCCCAGAGACGCACGGTCCAGTGAACCGTCCAGACACTGATCTGGTTCATGTTGAGATCCTGCCTCGCCCTGCCTCTGACCCTCTTCTTATTATCTTGCCGCTGCTGGCTTGTTTGCTTCTCATCATAATCCTTGTGGTTCTGATACTGGTGTTCCGCCACCGCAAAGAGAAACAGGCCAGGCAGCGGCTAATGCACGAGCTGGCTGCAGTGCAGTTACCCACTGAGGACAGCCCCTACCTGGGACGGCCAGAGCGCAGCATGGCCATGCCCAATGTGATGGTGACCCCACTTGGCTCTGCAAGCTGCCCAACCTCCCCTAGGGTGCCCATGAGTCCAAGGAGGAGTCTGGCTCCTGGGATGACCTTTTGGGGGCCATTTGAATCTGATTTTTCAGGCAGAGATGTAAATATTCGAAGGTTTAACAGTAATGAAAGAGACAGTATTACTTGTGGTAATTCACCCCCAGTTTCTCCTGCAGGAATCTCCTGGAGATCTCGATCCTCTACTCCGTCGCTTAAAAACAACCAGTACTGGGTTTAA